A stretch of Lathyrus oleraceus cultivar Zhongwan6 chromosome 6, CAAS_Psat_ZW6_1.0, whole genome shotgun sequence DNA encodes these proteins:
- the LOC127094020 gene encoding uncharacterized protein LOC127094020: MTETNSHSQTSDDTSSVSQTNPPQAAKPNFNSAFTINNVKTIIQVTLENDSNLYLSWSALFKVQTRVHNILDHIIPSSDAHAIQASADLKANDSELWNWLDVVVLQWMYATVSQDILQSIIVVDDTAEECWKGIAAMFHDNKHSRAVQLENQFSNTNLEDFSSTKAYCNRLKTLSDQLANVDSPVINT, translated from the coding sequence ATGACAGAAACAAACTCTCATTCTCAAACTTCTGATGACACTTCATCAGTCTCTCAAACCAACCCTCCTCAGGCGGCGAAACCCAACTTCAACTCCGCCTTCACCATCAACAACGTCAAAACCATAATCCAGGTGACGTTGGAAAATGATTCTAATCTCTACCTCTCATGGTCTGCCCTCTTCAAGGTGCAAACACGTGTTCACAACATACTTGATCACATCATCCCATCATCAGATGCACATGCCATACAAGCATCAGCAGACCTTAAGGCTAACGATTCTGAACTTTGGAATTGGCTTGATGTGGTGGTACTGCAATGGATGTATGCAACCGTCTCACAGGATATTCTTCAATCAATCATAGTCGTCGATGACACTGCCGAAGAATGCTGGAAAGGCATCGCCGCTATGTTTCATGATAACAAGCATTCACGTGCTGTACAATTAGAAAATCAATTCAGCAACACAAACCTGGAAGATTTTTCATCGACAAAAGCGTACTGCAACCGCCTCAAAACTCTATCTGATCAACTCGCTAACGTCGACTCTCCGGTCATTAACACATGA